The following proteins are encoded in a genomic region of Thioclava nitratireducens:
- a CDS encoding sulfite exporter TauE/SafE family protein, whose product MMDLGTLGWALAVFAAVMVGLSKGGVPMATSISVPVLAIVMDPIAAAGLLLPVYIIADMFGLWAYRKHYDRRVLAILIPSATFGIGIGWATAEIVPERWVTLMVGVIGAVFAVNALFRHRHGARQEARVAPGLFWGTIAGITSFVSHSGAPPYQAYTIPLNLPKQVFAGTATILFSYVNLAKLGPYIALGEVSWDSIGTALILAIPASASVFLGVWLVKRMPTEIFFKVVIWALLLISLKLIQQALMN is encoded by the coding sequence ATGATGGATTTGGGAACGCTCGGCTGGGCCTTGGCGGTCTTCGCCGCCGTCATGGTGGGCCTGTCGAAGGGCGGCGTTCCTATGGCAACCTCGATCTCGGTCCCGGTGCTGGCGATCGTGATGGACCCGATCGCGGCCGCGGGCCTGTTGCTGCCTGTTTATATCATCGCGGACATGTTCGGCCTCTGGGCATATCGCAAGCATTACGACCGGCGTGTGCTGGCGATCCTGATCCCGTCGGCGACCTTCGGTATCGGTATCGGCTGGGCCACCGCAGAGATCGTGCCCGAACGCTGGGTGACCTTGATGGTCGGCGTGATCGGCGCTGTTTTCGCGGTGAACGCGCTGTTCCGGCATCGGCATGGTGCGCGGCAGGAAGCGCGGGTCGCGCCGGGCCTGTTCTGGGGCACGATCGCGGGCATCACCAGTTTCGTCAGCCATTCCGGCGCGCCGCCCTACCAAGCCTACACGATCCCGCTGAACCTGCCAAAGCAGGTATTCGCGGGGACGGCGACGATCCTGTTCTCCTATGTCAATCTCGCGAAGCTCGGGCCTTATATCGCGCTTGGCGAAGTAAGCTGGGACAGCATCGGCACCGCGTTGATCCTGGCGATACCGGCCTCGGCTTCGGTGTTCCTCGGCGTCTGGTTGGTCAAGCGGATGCCCACTGAAAT
- the mdh gene encoding malate dehydrogenase, which yields MARPKIALIGAGQIGGTLAHLAAIKELGDVVLFDIAEGTPQGKALDIAESGPAEGFDGSFKGTNDYADIAGADVCIVTAGVPRKPGMSRDDLLGINLKVMKSVGEGIAAHAPDAFVICITNPLDAMVWALQQFSGLPAQKVVGMAGVLDSARFRHFLSLEFGVSMRDVNAFVLGGHGDTMVPLARYSTVGGIPLPDLVQMGWTTQEKLDAIIQRTRDGGAEIVGLLKTGSAFYAPATSAIEMAEAYLKDQKRVLPCAAYVKGALGLDGLYVGVPTVIGAKGIEKVIDIKLNKDEQAMFDKSVDAVKGLVEACKGIDSTLA from the coding sequence ATGGCCAGACCCAAGATCGCCCTTATCGGCGCCGGCCAGATCGGCGGCACGCTCGCCCATCTCGCCGCCATCAAGGAACTCGGTGACGTCGTTCTGTTCGATATCGCCGAAGGTACGCCGCAGGGCAAAGCGCTCGACATCGCGGAATCGGGCCCGGCGGAAGGCTTCGACGGCTCCTTCAAGGGCACCAACGATTACGCCGATATCGCGGGCGCGGATGTCTGCATCGTGACCGCTGGCGTTCCGCGCAAGCCGGGCATGAGCCGCGACGATCTGCTCGGCATCAACCTCAAGGTGATGAAATCGGTCGGCGAGGGCATTGCAGCCCACGCGCCCGACGCCTTCGTCATCTGCATCACCAACCCGCTCGACGCGATGGTCTGGGCGCTGCAGCAATTCTCCGGCCTGCCGGCACAGAAGGTCGTCGGCATGGCGGGCGTTCTGGACTCGGCACGTTTCCGTCACTTCCTGTCGCTGGAATTCGGCGTCTCGATGCGCGACGTGAACGCGTTCGTGCTCGGCGGCCACGGCGACACGATGGTGCCGCTCGCCCGTTACTCGACCGTTGGTGGCATCCCGCTGCCCGACCTCGTGCAGATGGGCTGGACCACGCAGGAGAAGCTCGACGCGATCATTCAGCGCACCCGTGACGGCGGCGCCGAGATCGTGGGCCTCCTGAAGACCGGTTCGGCCTTCTACGCCCCGGCCACCTCGGCGATCGAGATGGCGGAAGCCTACTTGAAAGACCAGAAGCGCGTCCTGCCCTGCGCCGCTTACGTCAAAGGCGCGCTCGGCCTCGACGGTCTCTATGTCGGCGTGCCGACCGTGATCGGCGCCAAGGGCATCGAGAAGGTCATCGACATCAAGCTCAACAAGGACGAGCAGGCGATGTTCGACAAGTCGGTCGATGCGGTGAAAGGTCTCGTGGAAGCCTGCAAGGGTATCGACAGCACGCTCGCTTGA